In Xenopus tropicalis strain Nigerian chromosome 5, UCB_Xtro_10.0, whole genome shotgun sequence, one genomic interval encodes:
- the pygm gene encoding glycogen phosphorylase, brain form translates to MAAPLSDSDKKKQISVRGIAGLGDVSEVRKSFNRHLHFTLVKDRNVSTPRDYYFALAHTVRDHLVGRWIRTQQYYYEKDPKRIYYLSLEFYMGRTLQNTMLNLGLQHACDEAIYQLGLDMEELEEIEEDAGLGNGGLGRLAACFLDSMATLGLAAYGYGIRYEFGIFNQRILNGWQVEEADDWLRYGNPWEKARPEFMLPVHFFGRVEHTAEGAKWVDTQIVLAMPYDTPVPGYKNNTVNTMRLWSAKAPNEFNLQEFNVGDYIEAVLDRNLAENISRVLYPNDNFFEGKELRLKQEYFVVAATLQDIIRRFKSSKFGCRDPVRTCFDTFPDKVAIQLNDTHPALAIPELMRILVDVEKMEWDRAWEVTKKTCAYTNHTVLPEALERWPVHLFEKLLPRHLEIIYAINQKHLDEVATMYPGDVDRLRRMSVIEEGDCKRINMANLCVIGSHAVNGVARIHSEIVKNSVFKDFYDLEPNKFQNKTNGITPRRWLMLCNPGLSDIIAEKIGEDFVTDLSQLRKLLDFVNDESFVHDVAKVKQENKLKFAAYLEQEYKVKINPSSVFDVQVKRIHEYKRQLLNCLHIITLYNRIKKDPSKIFVPRTVMIGGKAAPGYHMAKMIIKLINSIASIVNNDPVIGDRLKVIFLENYRVSLAEKVIPAADLSQQISTAGTEASGTGNMKFMLNGALTIGTMDGANVEMAEEAGEENLFIFGMRVDDVEALDKKGYSAKAYYDRIPELRQVIDQIRDGHFSPREPDLFKDVVNMLMNHDRFKVFADYEDYIKCQEKVDQLYMNPREWTKKVIRNIACSGKFSSDRTISEYATEIWGVEPSAVKIPPPNIPRE, encoded by the exons CGAATTTATTATCTTTCCCTGGAATTCTACATGGGTCGCACCCTGCAGAACACAATGCTAAATCTAGGACTGCAGCATGCCTGTGATGAAGCCATTTATCAG CTGGGCCTGGATATGGAGGAGCTTGAGGAGATAGAAGAGGATGCAGGTCTCGGGAACGGTGGATTGGGGCGCCTGGCAG CTTGCTTCTTGGACTCTATGGCAACACTTGGACTTGCGGCTTATGGGTATGGAATCCGATATGAATTTGGCATATTCAACCAAAGGATTTTAAATGGCTGGCAg GTTGAGGAAGCAGATGATTGGTTGCGGTATGGAAACCCTTGGGAAAAAGCTCGCCCAGAATTCATGCTCCCTGTCCATTTCTTTGGCAGAGTGGAGCACACAGCTGAAGGTGCCAAGTGGGTTGACACTCAG ATTGTTTTGGCAATGCCTTATGACACACCTGTCCCTGGATACAAAAATAACACAGTGAACACCATGAGGCTGTGGTCAGCCAAGGCCCCCAATGAGTTCAACCTACAAGAAT TTAATGTTGGTGACTACATAGAGGCCGTGCTGGACAGAAATCTGGCTGAAAACATCTCCCGAGTATTGTACCCTAATGACAAT TTCTTTGAAGGCAAAGAGCTGCGGCTGAAGCAGGAGTACTTTGTTGTGGCTGCCACGCTACAGGATATCATCAGACGGTTCAAATCTTCTAAGTTTGGATGTCGGGACCCAGTTAGAACCTGTTTCGATACATTTCCAGACAAG GTTGCAATACAGCTGAACGACACTCATCCTGCACTCGCCATCCCAGAACTTATGAGGATTTTAGTAGATGTGGAAAAAATGGAATGGGACAGG GCCTGGGAGGTCACCAAGAAGACCTGTGCTTACACAAATCACACAGTACTGCCCGAGGCTTTGGAACGATGGCCTGTGCACTTGTTTGAGAAGCTGCTGCCACGTCACCTGGAGATTATCTATGCAATCAACCAAAAACATCTTGAC GAAGTGGCAACCATGTACCCAGGGGATGTGGATCGCCTGAGAAGAATGTCTGTCATTGAAGAAGGAGATTGCAAAAGGATCAACATGGCCAATTTGTGTGTAATTGGTTCTCATGCTGTCAATGGAGTGGCCAGGATTCACTCGGAAATAGTTAAGAATTCTGT TTTCAAAGATTTCTACGACCTTGAACCAAACAAGTTTCAGAACAAGACCAATGGCATCACTCCAAGGCGCTGGCTTATGCTGTGCAACCCAGGCTTGTCGGATATCATTGCTGAG AAAATTGGAGAGGATTTTGTGACAGACTTGAGCCAGTTGCGGAAGTTACTGGATTTTGTCAATGATGAAAGCTTTGTGCATGATGTGGCCAAGGTCAAGCAG GAAAACAAACTGAAGTTTGCAGCCTACTTGGAGCAGGAATACAAGGTCAAGATAAACCCTTCTTCTGTGTTTGATGTGCAAGTCAAGAGAATCCATGAATACAAGAGGCAGCTGCTCAATTGCTTACACATCATTACTCTGTACAACA GAATAAAGAAAGATCCATCCAAGATCTTTGTTCCAAGGACTGTTATGATTGGAGGAAAG GCAGCTCCTGGTTACCATATGGCTAAAATGATCATCAAGTTAATCAACTCCATTGCAAGCATTGTGAATAACGATCCAGTTATCGGTGACAGACTGAAGGTCATTTTCCTGGAAAATTATCGAGTGTCCCTTGCAGAGAAAG TTATCCCCGCAGCCGACTTGTCTCAGCAGATCTCTACTGCCGGCACTGAGGCTTCCGGCACAGGGAACATGAAGTTTATGTTGAATGGAGCCTTGACTATAGGAACCATGGACGGGGCCAATGTGGAGATGGCAGAAGAGGCGGGAGAAGAAAACTTGTTCATCTTTGGCATGAGAGTGGATGATGTGGAAGCTCTTGACAAGAAGGG GTACAGTGCTAAGGCGTACTATGATAGAATCCCAGAGCTGCGACAGGTGATTGACCAGATCAGGGATGGACATTTCTCCCCCAGAGAACCTGATCTTTTCAAGGATGTTGTCAATATGCTGATGAACCATGACAG GTTTAAGGTGTTTGCTGACTATGAAGATTATATCAAATGCCAAGAGAAAGTGGACCAGTTATACATG AACCCCAGGGAATGGACAAAGAAGGTGATCAGAAACATCGCCTGCTCCGGCAAGTTCTCCAGTGACAGGACCATTAGCGAATATGCAACAGAAATCTGGGGAGTGGAGCCATCAGCAGTGAAGATCCCACCACCCAACATACCGAGGGAGTAG